One window of Brachybacterium ginsengisoli genomic DNA carries:
- the secD gene encoding protein translocase subunit SecD produces the protein MPARRIALATLAVLILLLGSGIGAGVWKGGWQPAPKLALDLEGGTQIILQAQSRDGSTIDADAMEQARQIMSQRVNAMGVAETEITVQGGTNIVIDVPGQLDQETSDAIRQTAAMSFRPVLGAVAPEGTGEGAASDGGGASDGGGAASDSGGASDSGGETSEAPAADPSQHRFDGLPGSDPSMAPPTPPAEGELPYPAWSMEWMTPEVQSELMSADCVDPRAQQEKVSEAPADEPVVSCAPDGSAKYLLGPEVVAGSAIKNASVGSDVTPTGQATGYYVVNMSFSDQGSKSFGDMTTALYGGQGASDAFAIVLDGLVISAPQVQAPSTGGEAQISGNFSQDDAGQLADQLRFGALPLEFEVASEQQVSSTLGADQLELGLIAGLIGLALVVLYAFAQYRLLALVTTSSLLIMGALTYATLTVLSNIPDIGYRLSLAGVVGLIVAIAFTADSFIVYFERVRDEIRDGRGIAAAVDHGWDRAKRTILASDAVNIIAAVVLYVLSTGGVRGFAFVLGLTTLLDLVIVFLFTHPLLQVLVRTRFFGKGHPMSGLDPARLGREVPAYAGRGRVRSVGERGGRRSGDDEDEVREPLAVRRARLEREAAERAEAGTDGDGDGGTTAQDGTSTDGAGDDTEEQSR, from the coding sequence ATGCCCGCACGTCGCATAGCACTGGCGACCCTCGCGGTGCTGATCCTGCTGCTGGGCAGCGGGATCGGTGCCGGGGTCTGGAAGGGCGGCTGGCAGCCGGCCCCCAAGCTCGCACTCGATCTCGAGGGCGGCACGCAGATCATCCTGCAGGCCCAGTCCCGTGATGGTTCGACCATCGACGCCGACGCCATGGAGCAGGCGCGGCAGATCATGAGCCAGCGCGTGAACGCCATGGGCGTCGCGGAGACGGAGATCACCGTCCAGGGCGGCACCAACATCGTCATCGACGTGCCCGGTCAGCTCGACCAGGAGACCTCCGACGCGATCCGTCAGACCGCGGCGATGTCCTTCCGTCCGGTCCTCGGCGCCGTCGCGCCGGAGGGGACGGGGGAGGGCGCCGCCTCGGACGGCGGCGGCGCCTCGGACGGCGGCGGTGCGGCGTCTGACAGCGGGGGTGCCTCGGACAGCGGCGGAGAGACCTCGGAGGCTCCGGCCGCGGATCCGTCGCAGCATCGCTTCGACGGGCTCCCGGGCTCGGATCCCTCGATGGCGCCGCCCACGCCGCCGGCCGAGGGCGAGCTGCCCTACCCGGCCTGGTCGATGGAGTGGATGACGCCGGAGGTCCAGTCGGAGCTCATGAGCGCCGACTGCGTGGATCCGCGCGCCCAGCAGGAGAAGGTCTCCGAGGCACCCGCCGACGAGCCGGTGGTCTCGTGCGCGCCGGACGGCAGCGCCAAGTACCTGCTCGGCCCCGAGGTCGTGGCCGGATCGGCGATCAAGAACGCCTCCGTGGGCTCGGACGTCACCCCGACCGGCCAGGCCACCGGCTACTACGTCGTGAACATGAGCTTCTCCGACCAGGGCTCGAAGTCCTTCGGGGACATGACCACCGCGCTGTACGGCGGCCAGGGCGCGAGCGACGCCTTCGCCATCGTGCTGGACGGCCTGGTCATCTCCGCGCCGCAGGTCCAGGCGCCGTCCACCGGCGGCGAGGCCCAGATCTCGGGCAACTTCTCGCAGGACGACGCGGGTCAGCTCGCCGATCAGCTGCGCTTCGGAGCGCTCCCCCTCGAGTTCGAGGTGGCCTCCGAGCAGCAGGTCTCCTCGACCCTGGGAGCCGACCAGCTCGAGCTCGGCCTCATCGCCGGTCTGATCGGCCTCGCCCTGGTGGTGCTCTACGCCTTCGCGCAGTACCGCCTGCTCGCGCTCGTGACCACCTCGAGCCTGCTCATCATGGGCGCGCTCACCTACGCGACGCTCACGGTGCTCTCGAACATCCCGGACATCGGCTACCGGCTCTCGCTGGCCGGGGTGGTGGGCCTGATCGTCGCGATCGCCTTCACCGCCGACTCGTTCATCGTGTACTTCGAGAGGGTCCGTGACGAGATCCGCGACGGACGCGGCATCGCCGCCGCGGTCGACCACGGCTGGGATCGTGCCAAGCGCACCATCCTCGCCTCCGACGCGGTCAACATCATCGCCGCGGTGGTGCTGTACGTGCTGTCCACCGGCGGTGTCCGCGGCTTCGCCTTCGTGCTGGGGCTCACCACGCTCCTGGACCTGGTGATCGTCTTCCTCTTCACCCATCCCCTGCTGCAGGTGCTGGTGCGCACCCGCTTCTTCGGCAAGGGGCACCCGATGAGCGGTCTGGATCCGGCACGGCTGGGCCGCGAGGTGCCCGCCTACGCCGGCCGCGGCCGGGTCCGCTCCGTCGGGGAGCGCGGCGGACGCCGGAGCGGCGACGACGAGGACGAGGTGCGCGAGCCCCTCGCCGTGCGCCGCGCGCGCCTGGAGCGCGAGGCCGCGGAGCGCGCGGAAGCCGGCACCGACGGTGACGGCGACGGCGGGACCACGGCACAGGACGGCACCTCGACCGACGGCGCCGGCGACGACACCGAGGAGCAGAGTCGATGA
- the yajC gene encoding preprotein translocase subunit YajC: protein MESLLPLLLIFAVMMLPLLFMSNRQKKAQQKQLELVRQLGVGDEVRTHSGFFGLIVEAYDDVVVLESEDGSQSKWARQAIAQQAVAEDAAEEEGEQTEQEPSSEDEVPGVTVTETATADEAARRDRD from the coding sequence GTGGAATCGCTCCTCCCTCTCCTGCTCATCTTCGCCGTCATGATGCTGCCCCTGCTGTTCATGTCGAACCGGCAGAAGAAGGCCCAGCAGAAGCAGCTCGAACTGGTGCGCCAGCTGGGCGTCGGCGACGAGGTCCGCACGCACTCGGGGTTCTTCGGCCTGATCGTCGAGGCCTATGACGATGTCGTGGTCCTCGAGAGCGAGGACGGCTCGCAGTCCAAGTGGGCCCGTCAGGCGATCGCCCAGCAGGCCGTCGCCGAGGACGCCGCCGAGGAGGAGGGCGAGCAGACCGAGCAGGAGCCCTCCTCCGAGGACGAGGTGCCCGGCGTGACGGTCACCGAGACCGCTACCGCCGACGAGGCCGCCCGGCGCGATCGCGACTGA
- the ruvB gene encoding Holliday junction branch migration DNA helicase RuvB: MTEPESLTSPEAVPPERTAEAALRPRRLDEFVGQQVVRDQLSLVLDAASARGRTPEHVLLSGPPGLGKTTLAMIIAAELNAPLRITSGPAIQHAGDLAAILSSLDEGEVLFIDEIHRLARPAEEMLYIAMEDFRVDVVVGKGVGATSIPLDLPPFTVVGATTRAGLLPAPLRDRFGFIGHLDFYDAAELREVVQRSAQRLDVDLDESAAVEISTRSRGTPRIANRLLRRVRDWAQVRGSGALDLAAAKEALRVYEVDDRGLDRLDRAVLSALCGRFSGGPVGLSTLAVAVGEEIETVETMVEPYLVREGFLLRTPRGRAAAPAAWTHLGLAPPEGPEGVAPMLGRF; encoded by the coding sequence ATGACCGAGCCCGAATCGCTGACCAGTCCCGAGGCCGTGCCGCCGGAGCGGACGGCCGAGGCGGCGCTGCGCCCGCGTCGGCTGGACGAGTTCGTGGGCCAGCAGGTCGTGCGCGACCAGCTCTCGCTGGTGCTGGATGCCGCTTCCGCACGCGGCCGCACCCCGGAGCACGTGCTCCTCTCGGGTCCGCCCGGCCTCGGCAAGACCACCCTCGCCATGATCATCGCCGCCGAGCTGAACGCTCCGCTGCGCATCACCTCCGGGCCGGCGATCCAGCACGCGGGCGATCTGGCCGCGATCCTCTCCTCGCTCGACGAGGGGGAGGTCCTGTTCATCGACGAGATCCATCGCCTGGCGCGACCCGCCGAGGAGATGCTCTACATCGCGATGGAGGACTTCCGCGTCGATGTGGTGGTCGGCAAGGGCGTGGGGGCGACGTCCATCCCGCTGGACCTGCCGCCCTTCACCGTCGTCGGCGCGACCACCCGGGCGGGCCTGCTCCCCGCTCCGCTCCGGGACCGCTTCGGCTTCATCGGCCACCTCGACTTCTACGACGCCGCCGAGCTGAGGGAGGTCGTCCAGCGCTCCGCGCAGCGGCTCGACGTCGACCTGGACGAGTCCGCGGCGGTCGAGATCTCCACGCGCTCGCGCGGCACGCCGCGCATCGCCAACCGCCTGCTGCGACGGGTCCGGGACTGGGCGCAGGTGCGCGGCAGCGGGGCGCTCGATCTGGCCGCGGCGAAGGAGGCCCTGCGCGTCTACGAGGTCGACGATCGCGGACTGGACCGGCTGGATCGGGCCGTGCTCTCCGCTCTGTGCGGGCGCTTCTCCGGGGGACCGGTGGGCCTGTCCACCCTGGCCGTCGCCGTGGGGGAGGAGATCGAGACGGTCGAGACGATGGTCGAGCCCTACCTGGTGCGAGAGGGCTTCCTGCTCCGCACCCCGCGGGGACGGGCGGCAGCGCCGGCGGCTTGGACGCACCTGGGGCTGGCTCCGCCGGAGGGCCCCGAGGGGGTCGCGCCCATGCTCGGCCGCTTCTGA
- the ruvA gene encoding Holliday junction branch migration protein RuvA, which translates to MIASLTGRVARIDLDSLVLEVGGIGYLVRTTPQALSATRHGSELTLHTELVVREDSLTLYGFPHAEEAETFRIVQSVSGIGPRTALAVLAVLDPEELRRAVAEQDAKAITRTPGIGPKVASRMLLELGGKLPAPSGSLGTESSPSTAGPAGPDADVVDALVGLGWAEKAAVGAVESARTGDGADLGAAELLRRALRDLGGHR; encoded by the coding sequence GTGATCGCATCCCTGACCGGGCGGGTAGCCCGCATCGACCTGGACTCCCTCGTGCTCGAGGTCGGTGGCATCGGCTACCTCGTCCGCACCACGCCCCAGGCGCTCTCCGCCACCCGCCACGGGTCCGAGCTGACGCTGCACACCGAGCTGGTGGTGCGCGAGGACTCCCTGACCCTCTACGGCTTCCCGCACGCCGAGGAGGCGGAGACCTTCCGCATCGTCCAGTCCGTCTCCGGCATCGGCCCCCGCACCGCCCTCGCGGTGCTCGCGGTGCTCGACCCCGAGGAGCTCCGCCGCGCGGTCGCCGAGCAGGACGCCAAGGCGATCACGCGCACTCCCGGCATCGGTCCGAAGGTCGCCAGCCGCATGCTCCTCGAGCTCGGAGGCAAGCTGCCCGCCCCCTCGGGGTCGCTCGGCACGGAGTCCTCGCCCTCGACGGCCGGGCCCGCGGGTCCCGATGCCGACGTGGTCGACGCCCTCGTGGGCCTCGGCTGGGCGGAGAAGGCGGCGGTCGGCGCCGTGGAGTCCGCCCGCACCGGTGACGGTGCGGATCTCGGTGCCGCCGAGCTGCTGCGCCGTGCCCTGCGAGACCTCGGCGGCCATCGATGA
- the ruvC gene encoding crossover junction endodeoxyribonuclease RuvC has translation MSTLRVLGVDPGLTRCGIGVVDALGGRRARLIHAGVLVSDGDQPLDQRLLTIARGLRAALEEFAPDTVAVERVFSQNNISTVMGTAQVSGIALLEAAERGIPTALHTPSEVKAAVTGSGRADKKQIQAMLIRLLGLDAAPQPADASDAVAIALTQLWRGPGPVALDASGGARTSAQAVWARAEREARRARERSTSRH, from the coding sequence ATGAGCACGCTGCGCGTGCTCGGGGTCGACCCGGGCCTCACCCGATGCGGCATCGGCGTGGTCGATGCGCTGGGCGGCCGGCGAGCCCGGCTGATCCACGCCGGTGTGCTGGTCTCCGACGGCGATCAGCCCCTGGACCAGCGCCTGCTCACCATCGCCCGGGGGCTGCGCGCAGCCCTCGAGGAGTTCGCTCCCGACACCGTCGCCGTCGAGCGGGTGTTCAGCCAGAACAACATCTCCACGGTGATGGGCACCGCGCAGGTCTCCGGCATCGCACTGCTCGAGGCGGCGGAGCGGGGCATCCCCACCGCGCTGCACACCCCCTCGGAGGTCAAGGCCGCCGTGACCGGGAGCGGCCGGGCCGACAAGAAGCAGATCCAGGCGATGCTGATCCGGCTGCTGGGCCTGGATGCCGCCCCGCAGCCCGCGGACGCCTCCGATGCGGTCGCGATCGCCCTGACCCAGCTGTGGCGCGGCCCGGGACCCGTGGCGCTCGATGCCAGCGGCGGCGCGCGCACCAGCGCCCAGGCGGTCTGGGCCCGTGCGGAGCGCGAGGCCCGACGCGCCCGGGAACGCTCCACCTCCCGACACTGA
- a CDS encoding YebC/PmpR family DNA-binding transcriptional regulator, whose protein sequence is MSGHSKWATTKHKKAVIDAKRGKLFAKLVKNIEVAARMGGPDPAGNPTLYDAIQKAKKTSVPNDNIDRAVKRGGGLDGGGVDYETLMYEGYAPGGVAVLVECLTDNKNRAVSEVRLAFNRGGGNMADSGSVSYLFERKGIVVVPKGDHTEDDLLEVVLDAGAEEINDEGETFEILSGATDVVAVRTALQEAGIDYDSAEAQFVPTMRTPVDLDGARKALNLIETLEDSDDVQNVYSNLDIPEDVAAQLADAE, encoded by the coding sequence ATGTCCGGGCACTCTAAGTGGGCGACCACGAAGCACAAGAAGGCCGTCATCGATGCCAAGCGGGGCAAGCTGTTCGCCAAGCTGGTCAAGAACATCGAGGTCGCGGCCCGCATGGGCGGCCCCGATCCGGCCGGCAACCCCACCCTCTACGACGCCATCCAGAAGGCGAAGAAGACCTCGGTCCCCAACGACAACATCGATCGCGCCGTCAAGCGCGGCGGCGGGCTCGACGGCGGCGGCGTGGACTACGAGACGCTCATGTACGAGGGCTATGCCCCCGGCGGCGTCGCCGTGCTCGTCGAGTGCCTGACCGACAACAAGAACCGTGCGGTCTCCGAGGTGCGTCTGGCCTTCAACCGCGGCGGCGGCAACATGGCCGACTCCGGATCGGTGTCCTACCTGTTCGAGCGCAAGGGCATCGTGGTGGTCCCCAAGGGCGACCACACCGAGGACGACCTGCTCGAGGTCGTGCTCGACGCCGGTGCCGAGGAGATCAACGACGAGGGCGAGACCTTCGAGATCCTCTCCGGGGCCACCGACGTGGTCGCCGTGCGCACCGCCCTGCAGGAGGCCGGCATCGACTACGACAGCGCCGAGGCGCAGTTCGTGCCGACCATGCGCACCCCTGTCGATCTGGACGGAGCCCGCAAGGCCCTGAACCTCATCGAGACCCTCGAGGACAGCGACGACGTGCAGAACGTCTACTCCAACCTCGACATCCCCGAGGACGTCGCGGCACAGCTGGCGGACGCGGAGTGA
- a CDS encoding PrsW family intramembrane metalloprotease, translating to MTSTTGSPPRPAQQPPSRSSASAGRTAGSRGPAGDPYGYDVERVDPSAPGRIGGSSAPRRRRRPWVRWVLFALSFLMLAASAVALYFFIILPLGFGTSLVAFTTALVPVAMIFTAVWWLDRYTPQPRMTLVYAFAWGAIGSVLLTFFFGGFFDTWISPAKETEVVDTFLGAAVQAPVIEESMKSAGLIGLLIWGRRYIAGPLDGVVYAALIAGGFAFTENILYFARSFHEAQAGGEVAVFWQTFFLRGVLSPFAHVSFTALCGLGLGIAAERRSLMLSFGLGIGGLSLGMVLHALWNGSTFFLPVDPEAPLGGFLRYYASVQVPIFLLLVGIVLFLRLREKRILRRQLSEYGRAGWFSPDEVELLVSMRRRGRTEAWAARHGAVARMGMRNLIRTAVALGMERHSVLFARPTTKTRARERELLEQLTSDRRLIGALTEPVVRG from the coding sequence GTGACGAGCACGACCGGGAGTCCGCCGCGCCCCGCACAGCAGCCGCCGTCCCGCTCCTCCGCCTCCGCAGGGCGCACCGCCGGGTCCCGCGGGCCCGCGGGGGACCCGTACGGCTACGACGTCGAGCGGGTCGACCCCTCGGCCCCGGGTCGGATCGGCGGGAGCAGCGCTCCGCGCCGGCGGCGCAGGCCCTGGGTGCGCTGGGTGCTGTTCGCCCTGTCCTTCCTGATGCTGGCCGCCTCCGCGGTCGCGCTCTACTTCTTCATCATCCTCCCGCTCGGCTTCGGGACCTCGCTGGTCGCCTTCACCACCGCGCTGGTCCCGGTCGCGATGATCTTCACGGCGGTCTGGTGGCTGGACCGCTACACCCCGCAGCCCCGGATGACGCTGGTCTACGCCTTCGCCTGGGGCGCCATCGGCTCCGTGCTGCTGACCTTCTTCTTCGGAGGGTTCTTCGACACCTGGATCTCCCCGGCGAAGGAGACGGAGGTCGTGGACACCTTCCTCGGCGCAGCGGTGCAGGCACCGGTGATCGAGGAGTCGATGAAGTCCGCGGGGCTGATCGGTCTGCTCATCTGGGGACGCCGATACATCGCCGGTCCGCTCGACGGCGTGGTCTATGCGGCGCTGATCGCCGGCGGCTTCGCCTTCACCGAGAACATCCTGTACTTCGCCCGCTCGTTCCACGAAGCCCAGGCCGGGGGAGAGGTCGCCGTCTTCTGGCAGACCTTCTTCCTGCGCGGCGTTCTCTCGCCCTTCGCCCACGTCTCCTTCACCGCGCTGTGCGGACTGGGCCTGGGCATCGCCGCCGAGCGGCGCAGCCTGATGCTGAGCTTCGGGCTCGGCATCGGCGGCCTCTCGCTGGGCATGGTGCTGCACGCGCTGTGGAACGGCTCGACCTTCTTCCTCCCCGTGGATCCCGAGGCCCCGCTGGGCGGCTTCCTGCGCTACTACGCCAGCGTGCAGGTCCCGATCTTCCTGCTCCTGGTGGGCATCGTGCTCTTCCTGCGGCTGCGCGAGAAGCGGATCCTGCGCCGTCAGCTCTCCGAGTACGGCCGCGCCGGCTGGTTCTCCCCGGACGAGGTGGAGCTGCTGGTCTCGATGCGCCGGCGCGGTCGCACCGAGGCCTGGGCGGCGCGGCACGGTGCCGTGGCCAGGATGGGGATGCGGAATCTGATCCGCACCGCGGTCGCGCTCGGCATGGAGCGGCACAGCGTGCTGTTCGCGCGGCCGACGACGAAGACCCGGGCCCGCGAGCGCGAGCTGCTGGAGCAGCTCACCTCGGACCGGAGGCTGATCGGCGCGCTCACCGAGCCCGTCGTCCGCGGCTGA
- a CDS encoding HIT family protein: MSSDPEPVVEDARGLAGVPDDTQRLWTPHRMAYIGGENKPEDPHDDEQCPFCAAPRRSDEDALIVHRGTAAYVILNLYPYNSGHLLVCPFRHVSDYTELDEVEVLEVAELTRTAMRVVREVSRPAGFNLGMNQGEVAGAGIAAHLHQHVVPRWPGDANFLPVVGRTKAIPMLLADTRALYADAWP; encoded by the coding sequence GTGAGCTCGGATCCCGAGCCCGTCGTCGAGGACGCCCGCGGTCTCGCGGGCGTCCCCGACGACACCCAGCGCCTGTGGACCCCGCACCGGATGGCGTACATCGGCGGGGAGAACAAGCCGGAGGATCCGCACGACGACGAGCAGTGCCCCTTCTGCGCCGCACCGCGGCGCTCCGACGAGGACGCGCTGATCGTGCATCGCGGGACCGCCGCCTACGTGATCCTGAACCTGTACCCGTACAACTCCGGCCATCTCCTGGTGTGCCCCTTCCGTCACGTCTCGGACTACACCGAGCTGGACGAGGTGGAGGTCCTGGAGGTCGCCGAGCTCACCCGGACCGCGATGCGTGTGGTCCGGGAGGTCTCCCGACCGGCGGGTTTCAACCTCGGGATGAACCAGGGCGAGGTGGCCGGTGCGGGGATCGCCGCGCATCTGCACCAGCACGTGGTGCCCCGCTGGCCGGGGGACGCGAACTTCCTGCCGGTCGTCGGCCGCACCAAGGCCATCCCGATGCTCCTGGCCGATACGCGGGCGCTGTATGCCGACGCGTGGCCCTGA
- the thrS gene encoding threonine--tRNA ligase produces the protein MAQIAITLDGSPQHIDEGTTGTELFAGTASTIALRIDGELRDLDTVLAADQVVEGVDISSPDGLSILRHSAAHVLAQAVQKTNPDAKLGIGPPITDGFYYDFDVAEPFTPESLKGLEKEMNRIIKSGQRFVRREITDDAARAEESAEPYKLELIGLKSTAGDAAEGASVEVGEGGLSMYDNVDKKGETVWTDLCRGPHLPSTKLIGNGFALTRSAAAYWRGSEKNPMLQRVYGTAWPSKEELRAHQERIAEAERRDHRRLGSELDLFSFPDEIGSGLPVFHPKGAMIKMEMEEYSRRRHIESGYSFVSTPHITKKNLFETSKHLEWYAEGMYPPMHVDEEVDADGNVTKQGQDYYLKPMNCPMHNLVYSSRGRSYRELPLRLFEFGHVYRYEKSGVVHGLTRARGFTQDDAHIYTTREQMKEELAGLLGFVLDLLRDYGLEDFYLELSTRDPEKSVGDDSTWEEATRTLEEVATASGLELVPDPGGAAFYGPKISVQAKDAIGRTWQLSTIQLDFFEPELFELEYTASDGSRQRPVMIHRALFGSIERFFGVLLEHYAGAFPVWLSPVQVVGIPVAAEYVPYLEEVAAKLRSHGVRVEVDASDDRMQKKIRTHTKEKVPFLLIAGGEDQEKGAVSFRMRDGSQDNGIDVDAAVDRIVTAIRDKAQV, from the coding sequence GTGGCACAGATCGCCATCACCCTCGACGGATCACCCCAGCACATCGACGAGGGGACCACGGGCACCGAGCTCTTCGCCGGCACCGCCTCGACCATCGCCCTGCGCATCGACGGCGAGCTGCGGGACCTGGACACCGTGCTCGCGGCCGACCAGGTCGTCGAGGGCGTCGACATCTCGAGCCCCGACGGGCTCTCGATCCTCCGCCACAGCGCGGCCCACGTGCTCGCCCAGGCCGTCCAGAAGACGAACCCGGACGCGAAGCTCGGGATCGGCCCGCCGATCACCGACGGCTTCTACTACGACTTCGACGTCGCCGAGCCGTTCACCCCCGAGTCCCTCAAGGGCCTCGAGAAGGAGATGAACCGGATCATCAAGTCCGGTCAGCGCTTCGTGCGCCGGGAGATCACCGATGACGCCGCGCGCGCCGAGGAGTCGGCGGAGCCGTACAAGCTCGAGCTCATCGGTCTGAAGTCCACCGCGGGCGATGCTGCCGAGGGCGCGAGCGTCGAGGTCGGCGAGGGCGGCCTGTCCATGTACGACAACGTGGACAAGAAGGGCGAGACCGTCTGGACGGATCTCTGCCGCGGCCCGCACCTGCCCAGCACCAAGCTGATCGGCAACGGCTTCGCGCTGACCCGCTCGGCAGCGGCCTACTGGCGCGGCAGCGAGAAGAACCCGATGCTGCAGAGGGTCTACGGCACCGCCTGGCCCTCCAAGGAGGAGCTGCGCGCCCACCAGGAGCGCATCGCCGAGGCGGAGCGCCGCGATCACCGACGCCTGGGCAGCGAGCTGGACCTGTTCTCCTTCCCCGACGAGATCGGCTCCGGCCTGCCGGTGTTCCATCCCAAGGGCGCCATGATCAAGATGGAGATGGAGGAGTACTCGCGCCGTCGGCACATCGAGTCGGGCTACTCCTTCGTCTCCACCCCCCACATCACCAAGAAGAACCTCTTCGAGACCTCCAAGCACCTGGAGTGGTACGCGGAGGGCATGTACCCCCCGATGCACGTGGACGAGGAGGTGGACGCGGACGGCAACGTCACCAAGCAGGGTCAGGACTACTACCTCAAGCCCATGAACTGCCCGATGCACAACCTCGTCTACAGCTCCCGCGGCCGGTCGTACCGCGAGCTGCCGCTGCGGCTGTTCGAGTTCGGGCACGTCTACCGCTACGAGAAGTCCGGCGTGGTGCACGGCCTGACCCGCGCCCGCGGGTTCACCCAGGACGATGCGCACATCTACACCACCCGTGAGCAGATGAAGGAGGAGCTCGCCGGCCTCCTCGGCTTCGTGCTCGACCTGCTGCGCGACTACGGCCTGGAGGACTTCTACCTCGAGCTCTCCACCCGCGACCCGGAGAAGTCCGTCGGGGACGACTCCACCTGGGAGGAGGCGACCCGCACCCTCGAGGAGGTCGCCACCGCCTCCGGTCTCGAGCTGGTCCCGGATCCGGGCGGTGCCGCCTTCTACGGCCCGAAGATCTCCGTCCAGGCGAAGGACGCGATCGGCCGCACCTGGCAGCTCTCCACCATTCAGCTCGACTTCTTCGAGCCGGAGCTGTTCGAGCTGGAGTACACCGCCTCCGACGGCTCGCGCCAGCGCCCGGTGATGATCCACCGTGCGCTGTTCGGCTCGATCGAGCGGTTCTTCGGCGTGCTGCTCGAGCACTATGCGGGAGCGTTCCCGGTGTGGCTGTCGCCCGTGCAGGTGGTGGGCATCCCCGTCGCCGCCGAGTACGTGCCGTACCTCGAGGAGGTCGCTGCGAAGCTGCGTTCCCACGGCGTGCGGGTCGAGGTCGACGCCTCCGACGACCGGATGCAGAAGAAGATCCGCACCCACACCAAGGAGAAGGTGCCCTTCCTGCTCATCGCCGGCGGCGAGGACCAGGAGAAGGGCGCGGTGTCCTTCCGCATGCGCGACGGCAGCCAGGACAACGGCATCGACGTCGACGCGGCGGTCGATCGGATCGTCACCGCGATCCGCGACAAGGCGCAGGTGTGA